From Pseudoxanthomonas sp. YR558, the proteins below share one genomic window:
- a CDS encoding M20/M25/M40 family metallo-hydrolase, with protein sequence MSKVHLRSVLLLALLATGPAWADTVSERWQTQVGDISAHADTTARGDAIGKRLDTLGIAWKREAFEQNGQAGQNLVADLGGPKDAPLLLIGAHYDQVEVGHGATDNASGVAAVLELAAALKATPLARHRVQVVFWDLEEKGLLGSRAWVASAGREKPALYVNFDVFGWGDTLWMMTPEADSLLVASLRASSQHEKLAFAPGDKYPPTDHLAFLKAGWPAVSFSLVGGDEIGPILDVFSGGKPAQVPKVMQVIHSPRDTTAELDSQRVDDALRVVEQGLRAWDQGATAKP encoded by the coding sequence ATGTCGAAGGTCCACTTGCGCTCCGTGCTGCTGCTCGCCCTGCTCGCCACCGGTCCGGCCTGGGCCGACACCGTATCGGAACGTTGGCAGACCCAGGTCGGCGACATCAGCGCGCATGCCGACACCACCGCCCGCGGCGATGCCATCGGCAAGCGGCTCGATACGCTCGGCATCGCGTGGAAGCGCGAGGCCTTCGAGCAGAATGGACAGGCGGGCCAGAATCTCGTGGCCGATCTCGGTGGCCCCAAGGACGCACCGTTGCTGTTGATCGGCGCGCATTACGACCAGGTGGAGGTCGGCCACGGCGCCACCGACAACGCCTCCGGCGTGGCCGCCGTACTGGAACTGGCCGCCGCGCTGAAAGCCACGCCGCTGGCGCGCCATCGCGTGCAGGTCGTGTTCTGGGATCTCGAGGAAAAAGGCCTGCTCGGCTCGCGCGCTTGGGTCGCGAGCGCCGGGCGTGAAAAGCCTGCGCTGTACGTCAATTTCGACGTATTCGGTTGGGGCGACACGCTGTGGATGATGACGCCGGAGGCTGACAGCCTGCTGGTCGCGTCGTTGCGGGCGTCGAGCCAACACGAAAAGCTCGCCTTCGCGCCGGGCGACAAGTACCCGCCCACCGATCACCTGGCCTTCCTCAAGGCGGGGTGGCCGGCGGTGTCGTTCTCGCTGGTCGGTGGTGATGAAATCGGCCCGATCCTGGACGTCTTCAGCGGCGGCAAGCCGGCGCAGGTACCCAAGGTGATGCAGGTGATCCACAGCCCGCGCGACACTACGGCCGAACTCGACAGCCAGCGCGTGGACGATGCCCTGCGCGTGGTCGAGCAAGGTCTGCGCGCCTGGGACCAGGGCGCCACCGCGAAGCCCTGA
- a CDS encoding isocitrate lyase/phosphoenolpyruvate mutase family protein, producing the protein MPALPDAVTHFRHLHQEGLLRLANAWDAGTARLAEHHGAPAVATTSAGLAWSQGYPDGDQLAVDALLHAVSAIVRVIHIPLTVDVEGGYSDDPARVAETVLRVVQAGAAGINLEDGNGDPALLADKIRAIRQTCSAQGIDVFINARTDVYLRGLVEESARVDETLARATRYREAGADGLFVPAVVTEADIRVLARDAGLPLNVMLRPQLRDFDALAAWGVRRVSAGSALAEAAFGHVGRQMDDFLHGAHTTLPDPQAMGYSAINALFG; encoded by the coding sequence ATGCCCGCCCTCCCCGACGCCGTCACCCACTTCCGTCATCTGCATCAGGAAGGCCTGCTGCGGCTTGCCAACGCGTGGGACGCCGGCACGGCTCGACTCGCAGAACACCACGGCGCACCTGCAGTCGCCACTACCAGCGCCGGTCTCGCCTGGTCTCAGGGCTACCCGGATGGCGATCAGCTCGCGGTGGATGCGCTGCTTCATGCAGTGTCCGCCATCGTGCGTGTCATCCACATCCCCCTGACGGTCGATGTAGAAGGTGGCTACAGCGATGATCCCGCGCGCGTCGCGGAAACGGTACTGCGCGTCGTGCAAGCGGGCGCTGCCGGCATCAACCTGGAAGACGGCAACGGCGACCCTGCGCTGCTTGCCGACAAGATCCGCGCGATCCGGCAGACGTGCAGTGCGCAGGGTATCGATGTCTTCATCAACGCGCGCACCGACGTCTACCTGCGCGGACTGGTCGAGGAATCCGCGCGCGTGGACGAAACCCTCGCGCGCGCCACGCGCTATCGCGAAGCCGGCGCGGATGGCTTGTTCGTCCCCGCCGTGGTAACGGAAGCCGACATCCGCGTGCTCGCCCGCGATGCGGGCTTGCCGCTCAACGTGATGCTGCGGCCGCAGTTGCGCGATTTCGATGCGCTGGCTGCGTGGGGCGTGCGACGCGTCAGCGCAGGCTCTGCGCTGGCCGAAGCCGCGTTCGGCCATGTCGGCCGGCAGATGGACGACTTCCTGCACGGCGCGCACACCACGCTGCCCGACCCGCAGGCCATGGGTTACAGCGCGATCAACGCGCTGTTCGGTTGA
- a CDS encoding sensor histidine kinase → MANRQIGRAGAPRRTRVRAWCAALACAWLLVCSQVAHALDPQRQIAQFHHTSWTVREGAPGQITALAQTTDGYLWLGTQVGLYRFDGVAFERYDPPGGQAFPATSISTLYPTPDGGLWIGFRYGAVSFLRDQQVTHYGEAQGLPTSTVFRFAQTPDGRLWAATFSGLVYLREGRWYRVEAEWRTPGTQARSVFTDREGTLWLATEGALARLKKGARTFETLDIRVGRISQMAQAPDGSLWIAENEAGVRRVPLDGATSPPVIAAPSAGLLFDRDGTLWAGTMGEGVQRVAQPLQPARNTMIEQFRQDDGLSADYLLPVLEDREGNLWAGSSRGLDRFRHTNVILAMLPDGAQDFAIVAGADGALLAGSRNRPLMILDRGPLRELDLPPPLTAAHRDRDGTVWLGGPGGLWALHDGRLAPVTPLPVSGYSGVQAIAHDGDGVLWVSLNTPGIHRLANGRWQQLRGRKGLPPGSSPLVMLPTRDGAVWMGYARDQIAILHGDDIRALGRDDGLAVGNVTALLEGRDGVWIGGERALARFAQGRVRSLHLPADSPFRGITGIIQTRTGDLWLNGARGVLHVQAPDVATLFETATPRYEQFDFLDGMPGVPAQFRPIPTAAEGGDGRLWFATTSGVVSIDPAAIRRNPLAPPVTILSLVADGQAHRATAGTMQLPAGTRNLQIAYTALSLSIPERVRFRYKLDGYDAAWQDAGTRRTAFYNDPGPGTYTFRVIAANNDGVWNEVGAALPVVISPRYYQTAWFLVLCVLLGVALLWIAYLLRLRHLSAQIRERLHERHHERERIARELHDTLLQSVQGLILRFHAVSQSLGRDAPGHAAMERVLQRADDVLAEARDRVLDLRRARIAGDLPDALSALGEDLVPDHPTEFRLAVEGEPCALDALVRDELYRIAREAVFNAFQHAKAGHVQVELAYQPEALHLRIRDDGVGLPDAVVRAGGRQGHWGLSGMRERAQRIGGVLSFPAGVGTTVALRVPADVAYRASPRTSRWHRLRRWWRREHRME, encoded by the coding sequence GTGGCAAACAGACAGATCGGGCGAGCCGGAGCGCCGCGCCGCACGCGCGTGCGTGCGTGGTGCGCCGCGCTGGCGTGCGCATGGCTGTTGGTGTGCTCGCAGGTGGCGCACGCGCTGGACCCGCAACGGCAGATCGCCCAGTTCCACCACACGTCGTGGACGGTGCGCGAGGGCGCGCCCGGGCAGATCACCGCGCTGGCGCAGACCACCGACGGTTACCTGTGGCTGGGTACGCAAGTGGGTCTGTATCGCTTCGACGGAGTGGCGTTCGAGCGCTACGATCCGCCGGGCGGTCAGGCCTTTCCGGCCACCAGCATTTCCACGCTGTATCCAACGCCTGACGGTGGCCTGTGGATCGGGTTCCGCTATGGCGCCGTGAGTTTCCTGCGCGACCAGCAGGTCACCCACTACGGTGAAGCGCAGGGACTGCCGACGAGTACGGTATTCCGTTTCGCCCAGACACCCGACGGCCGTCTGTGGGCCGCGACTTTCAGTGGGCTGGTGTACCTCCGCGAGGGGCGCTGGTACCGCGTGGAGGCCGAATGGCGCACGCCGGGCACTCAGGCGCGATCAGTGTTCACCGATCGCGAAGGCACGTTGTGGCTGGCCACGGAGGGTGCGCTGGCCCGCCTCAAGAAAGGTGCACGCACTTTCGAAACGCTGGATATCCGCGTGGGGCGCATCAGCCAGATGGCGCAGGCGCCGGACGGCAGCCTGTGGATCGCTGAGAACGAGGCGGGTGTGCGTCGGGTGCCGCTCGACGGTGCGACCTCGCCACCGGTCATCGCGGCGCCCTCGGCCGGGCTGTTGTTCGACCGCGACGGCACGTTGTGGGCCGGTACGATGGGCGAGGGCGTGCAGCGCGTGGCGCAGCCGCTGCAGCCCGCACGCAACACCATGATCGAGCAGTTCCGCCAGGACGACGGGCTCAGTGCGGATTACCTGCTGCCGGTGCTGGAAGACCGCGAGGGCAACCTCTGGGCAGGCAGCAGCCGGGGGCTGGACCGTTTCCGCCACACCAACGTCATCCTCGCGATGCTGCCCGACGGTGCGCAGGATTTCGCGATCGTCGCCGGCGCCGATGGCGCGCTGCTGGCCGGCAGCCGTAACCGCCCGTTGATGATCCTCGACCGTGGACCCCTTCGTGAACTCGACTTGCCGCCACCGCTCACTGCCGCGCATCGCGATCGCGACGGAACCGTGTGGCTGGGTGGGCCGGGCGGTCTGTGGGCGCTGCACGATGGCCGTCTGGCGCCGGTGACGCCGCTGCCGGTGTCGGGATATTCCGGTGTGCAGGCGATCGCGCACGACGGCGACGGCGTGCTGTGGGTGTCGTTGAACACGCCTGGCATCCATCGTCTCGCGAATGGCCGCTGGCAACAGCTGCGTGGTCGCAAGGGGCTACCGCCCGGGTCATCGCCGCTGGTGATGCTGCCTACCCGCGACGGTGCGGTGTGGATGGGCTACGCGCGCGATCAGATCGCGATTCTGCACGGCGATGACATTCGCGCGTTGGGGCGCGACGACGGCCTCGCGGTGGGTAATGTCACTGCACTGCTGGAAGGCCGCGACGGGGTATGGATCGGCGGCGAGCGCGCGCTGGCGCGCTTCGCCCAGGGACGGGTACGCAGTCTGCACCTGCCGGCCGATAGCCCATTTCGCGGGATCACCGGCATCATCCAAACACGGACGGGTGACCTGTGGTTGAACGGCGCGCGCGGCGTACTGCATGTGCAGGCGCCGGACGTGGCGACACTCTTCGAAACAGCGACGCCGCGGTACGAACAGTTCGACTTCCTCGATGGCATGCCGGGCGTGCCGGCGCAGTTCCGGCCTATCCCGACTGCGGCCGAGGGTGGGGATGGCCGCTTGTGGTTCGCGACCACCAGCGGTGTAGTGTCGATCGATCCGGCGGCGATCCGTCGCAATCCTCTGGCGCCGCCTGTGACCATCCTCTCGCTGGTGGCCGATGGCCAAGCCCATCGCGCCACAGCGGGCACGATGCAATTGCCAGCAGGCACCCGCAACCTGCAGATCGCTTACACCGCGCTGAGCCTGTCCATCCCCGAGCGCGTGCGCTTCCGTTACAAGCTCGACGGCTACGATGCCGCATGGCAGGACGCGGGCACGCGCCGTACGGCTTTCTACAACGACCCTGGACCGGGGACGTACACCTTCCGGGTGATCGCCGCGAACAACGACGGGGTGTGGAACGAGGTGGGCGCTGCTTTGCCGGTGGTGATCTCACCGCGTTACTACCAGACCGCCTGGTTCCTCGTGCTGTGCGTGCTGCTCGGCGTCGCGCTGCTGTGGATCGCCTACCTGTTGCGCCTGCGCCACCTGTCGGCGCAGATTCGCGAGCGCCTGCACGAGCGCCACCACGAGCGCGAACGCATCGCCCGCGAGCTGCACGACACGCTTCTGCAGAGCGTGCAGGGGTTGATCCTGCGCTTCCATGCGGTGTCGCAGTCGCTCGGTCGCGATGCGCCCGGGCATGCGGCGATGGAGCGCGTGCTGCAGCGGGCGGACGATGTCCTGGCCGAAGCACGCGACCGCGTCCTGGACCTGCGGCGCGCGCGCATCGCCGGCGACCTGCCCGACGCGCTGTCCGCGCTGGGCGAGGACCTGGTCCCGGACCATCCGACCGAATTCCGGCTGGCGGTGGAAGGCGAGCCCTGCGCGCTGGATGCGCTCGTGCGCGACGAGCTGTACAGGATCGCGCGCGAAGCGGTGTTCAACGCCTTCCAGCACGCGAAGGCTGGCCATGTCCAAGTGGAACTGGCCTACCAGCCGGAGGCGCTGCACCTGCGCATCCGGGACGACGGCGTCGGTCTGCCCGATGCCGTGGTGCGCGCGGGAGGACGACAGGGACACTGGGGTTTGTCCGGCATGCGCGAGCGCGCGCAACGCATCGGCGGCGTGCTGAGCTTCCCCGCCGGCGTCGGTACGACGGTGGCGTTGCGCGTACCCGCTGATGTCGCTTATCGCGCGTCGCCGCGAACCTCGCGCTGGCACCGTCTGCGACGTTGGTGGCGTCGCGAACATCGGATGGAATGA
- the ggpS gene encoding glucosylglycerol-phosphate synthase yields the protein MSLLESSSQPLLLATDLDGTFLAGDADARKRLYHLVDAHPDVKLAWVTGRGREAILPLLADPGLPTPDYVICDVGATVLRTADMQPIQPLQSRIEACWPGEHAVAEAMRRFPMLVRQEVPQERRCSYYCHPEQLSTLRDELDAIAASLGCEVLYSADRYLDILPRGIRKGSTLSALVDELALTPARVLVAGDTLNDLSMYGEGFPGVCVGDSEPALLAATTGMDDVLHADAAGCGGILQAMAHFDLLQADDYAPPLHQPGKAELVMVYHRLPYEEHIVDGERVRKPHSSPNGIIPSLLSFFADGRPGSWVAWTVEDAKAPPLPTHAVVDRAAYPGLTATHVPLTKHEVDVFYKRFSKEAFWPVINSFWERARFSEEDWALFKRVNRRFAEAAAAEAAPSATVWLHDYNLWMVPSVLRELRPDVKIAFFHHTQFPSADIFAILPWRREILGSLLACDYVGFHIPRHAENFTDAVRSTFPVEVVARAACAPRFLTFGCAVGVEDMATELRIDGRTVRIGAHPIGTDVARIRACLETDEVEADIARIREEIGGRRLVLSIERLDYTKGILQKLQAFERLLDEAPELQGEVTLVLVCVPAAKEMTIYRPLQQQIEQAVGRINGRLSRLDWTPVRFFARVLPFASVVAHYAAADVMWITPLRDGLNLVAKEFVAVQGLVGGDGALVLSEFAGAAAELKGAVLTNPHDPADLARTLRQALVMLPTEREDRQRRLFGIVRHHDLSRWGREFLEAVQSGDARDEVNGAKHAAIAA from the coding sequence ATGAGCCTGTTGGAATCTTCTTCGCAACCGTTACTGCTCGCCACCGACCTGGATGGCACCTTCCTTGCCGGCGATGCCGATGCGCGCAAGCGCCTGTACCACCTGGTCGATGCGCATCCCGACGTGAAGCTCGCCTGGGTCACCGGTCGTGGGCGCGAAGCGATCCTGCCGCTGCTGGCCGATCCCGGTCTGCCGACGCCGGACTACGTGATCTGCGATGTGGGCGCCACCGTGTTGCGTACGGCCGACATGCAACCGATCCAACCGTTGCAGTCGCGCATCGAAGCCTGCTGGCCGGGCGAGCATGCCGTGGCCGAGGCGATGCGCCGTTTCCCGATGCTGGTACGGCAGGAAGTACCGCAGGAGCGGCGCTGCTCTTACTACTGCCACCCGGAACAACTGTCGACGTTGCGCGACGAGCTGGATGCCATTGCGGCATCGCTGGGCTGCGAAGTGCTGTACTCGGCCGACCGTTACCTGGACATCCTGCCGCGTGGCATCCGCAAGGGCAGCACGCTGTCCGCCTTGGTGGACGAACTCGCGCTGACGCCGGCACGCGTGCTGGTGGCGGGCGATACGCTCAACGATCTGTCGATGTACGGCGAAGGCTTTCCCGGTGTATGCGTGGGCGATTCGGAGCCTGCGCTGCTGGCAGCGACGACCGGCATGGACGACGTGCTGCATGCCGACGCCGCCGGCTGCGGAGGGATCCTGCAGGCGATGGCGCACTTCGACCTGCTGCAGGCCGACGACTACGCGCCGCCGCTGCACCAGCCGGGCAAGGCGGAACTGGTGATGGTCTACCACCGTCTGCCGTACGAGGAGCACATCGTCGATGGCGAACGCGTGCGCAAGCCGCACAGTTCGCCCAACGGCATCATTCCCAGCCTGCTGAGCTTCTTCGCCGATGGACGTCCCGGTTCCTGGGTCGCCTGGACGGTGGAGGACGCCAAGGCGCCGCCGCTGCCCACGCACGCGGTGGTGGACCGCGCCGCCTATCCGGGCCTGACCGCGACCCACGTGCCGCTGACGAAGCACGAGGTGGATGTGTTCTACAAGCGCTTTTCCAAGGAAGCGTTCTGGCCGGTGATCAACAGCTTCTGGGAGCGCGCGCGTTTCAGCGAGGAGGACTGGGCGCTGTTCAAGCGCGTCAATCGCCGCTTCGCCGAGGCCGCCGCCGCCGAAGCCGCTCCTAGCGCGACCGTATGGCTGCACGACTACAACCTGTGGATGGTGCCCTCGGTGCTGCGCGAGCTGCGACCAGACGTGAAGATCGCCTTCTTCCACCACACGCAGTTCCCGTCGGCGGACATTTTCGCGATCCTGCCGTGGCGGCGCGAGATATTGGGCAGCCTGCTGGCCTGCGACTACGTGGGCTTCCACATCCCGCGCCATGCGGAGAATTTCACCGATGCGGTGCGCAGCACCTTCCCGGTGGAGGTGGTGGCGCGCGCGGCGTGCGCGCCGCGCTTCCTGACCTTCGGTTGTGCGGTCGGCGTGGAGGACATGGCCACCGAGCTGCGCATCGACGGACGCACCGTGCGCATCGGCGCGCATCCGATCGGTACCGACGTGGCGCGCATCCGCGCCTGCCTGGAGACCGACGAGGTGGAGGCGGACATCGCGCGCATCCGCGAGGAGATAGGCGGGCGCCGGCTGGTGCTCTCCATCGAACGGCTGGACTACACCAAGGGCATCCTGCAGAAGCTGCAGGCGTTCGAGCGCTTGCTGGATGAAGCGCCGGAACTGCAGGGCGAAGTGACGCTGGTGCTGGTCTGCGTGCCGGCCGCCAAGGAGATGACGATCTACCGGCCGCTGCAGCAGCAGATCGAGCAGGCCGTGGGCCGCATCAACGGCCGGCTTTCGCGGCTGGACTGGACGCCGGTGCGCTTCTTCGCCCGCGTGCTGCCGTTTGCCAGCGTGGTGGCGCATTACGCAGCCGCCGATGTCATGTGGATCACGCCACTGCGCGATGGCCTCAACCTGGTGGCGAAGGAGTTCGTCGCCGTGCAGGGACTGGTAGGCGGCGACGGCGCGCTGGTGCTGTCGGAATTCGCCGGTGCGGCGGCGGAGTTGAAGGGCGCGGTGCTGACCAACCCCCATGACCCGGCCGATCTCGCGCGCACGCTTCGACAGGCGCTGGTGATGTTGCCGACCGAGCGCGAGGACCGCCAGCGTCGCCTGTTCGGCATCGTGCGTCATCACGACCTGTCGCGATGGGGGCGCGAGTTCCTGGAGGCGGTGCAGTCGGGCGATGCGCGCGACGAGGTAAATGGAGCGAAGCACGCGGCCATCGCGGCGTGA
- a CDS encoding serine hydrolase domain-containing protein gives MRALIGVCLLALLPFAAMAAGTVPSIPTREALDAEVATAMKAAQANGLAIAVIDQGKVVHVAAYGQRNAQGDPLQTATVMYGASLTKTVFAYTVLQLVDEGALDLDRPIGEYFDKPLTDYPAEDGYGPWPDLAGDLRWKTITARMLLTHSSGFANFAFLEPDGKLRIHFTPGTRYAYSGEGLILLQYVLERGLGLDLGAEMQRRVFDRFGMPNTSMIWRPDFATNLADGWMEDGTVEPHDERGRVRAAGSMDTTVADLANFAAALIRGEGLSPASAAAMTAAQLPITTPSQFPTLQDELPSAQRRKDLAAGLGVVVFDGPQGRGFYKGGHNDSTGNTWVCVRQRQRCVVILGNDVRAERAFPRLVKFVLGETGVPWTWEYGDKVFVP, from the coding sequence ATGCGTGCCTTGATCGGAGTCTGTCTGCTCGCGCTGTTGCCGTTCGCCGCGATGGCGGCAGGGACGGTGCCTTCCATTCCCACCCGAGAGGCGCTCGACGCCGAAGTCGCGACCGCCATGAAGGCCGCGCAGGCCAACGGCTTGGCGATCGCCGTGATCGATCAAGGCAAGGTGGTGCATGTGGCCGCTTATGGCCAGCGCAACGCCCAAGGTGACCCCTTGCAGACAGCGACCGTCATGTATGGCGCGTCGCTGACCAAGACCGTGTTCGCTTATACCGTGCTGCAGCTGGTGGATGAAGGAGCGCTCGACCTCGACCGACCCATCGGCGAGTACTTCGACAAGCCGCTTACCGACTATCCCGCCGAAGACGGCTACGGCCCCTGGCCCGACCTGGCTGGCGACCTGCGCTGGAAAACCATCACCGCGCGTATGCTGCTGACCCACAGCAGCGGCTTCGCCAACTTCGCCTTCCTGGAGCCTGACGGGAAGCTGCGCATCCACTTCACCCCGGGCACGCGGTACGCCTATTCGGGCGAAGGATTGATCCTGCTCCAGTATGTACTCGAGCGCGGGTTGGGGCTGGACCTCGGCGCGGAGATGCAGCGCCGCGTGTTCGACCGTTTCGGCATGCCGAACACCAGCATGATCTGGCGTCCGGACTTCGCCACCAATCTCGCCGATGGCTGGATGGAGGACGGCACGGTCGAGCCGCACGACGAACGCGGCCGCGTGCGTGCAGCAGGTTCGATGGATACCACCGTCGCCGACCTGGCGAACTTCGCTGCAGCGCTGATCCGGGGCGAAGGCTTGTCGCCGGCCAGCGCCGCGGCGATGACGGCCGCGCAGTTGCCGATCACCACGCCCTCGCAGTTCCCCACGTTGCAGGATGAACTGCCATCCGCACAACGCCGCAAGGACCTCGCTGCCGGCTTGGGCGTGGTGGTATTCGACGGCCCGCAGGGGCGCGGGTTCTACAAGGGCGGGCACAACGATTCCACTGGCAATACCTGGGTGTGCGTACGCCAACGCCAACGCTGCGTGGTGATCCTGGGCAACGACGTGCGCGCGGAGCGCGCCTTCCCGCGGCTGGTGAAGTTCGTGCTGGGCGAGACCGGCGTGCCGTGGACGTGGGAGTACGGCGACAAGGTGTTCGTGCCCTGA
- a CDS encoding FUSC family protein yields MNLPLPPPPAPPSLRQSLPGLLKVRRGPPGRWRFALRAAACMGVPVLVGWLSDHTAAGLMAATGGFTAVYGSGRPYLSRARELALIAVAFAAVTALGLAVAPYGWPLAVPVVAMMAMLATLFCNALQVGPPGGYLFLMACAASASMLKPPFDPWHAGLLVLAGGAFAWCVHMAGALAWPRGPEKAAVAHAARTVLAYLETTGTPLQAAARHEAALALHQAWSALVTYQPVAARPNGRLATLRGLNRHLHLVFARALGSNERASPVLFDDVRRIETQALALPRRRPPDALSLPHGVPVGHPGAWHALKGALTEPTSRQVIVRVGVAALLAGGLGALFHLERAYWAVAAAMLMLHQGFDWTRTVLRALERLLGTWAGLLIAGAILLWHPQGLWLVATIMLLQFVVEMLVVRHYALAVVFITGAALTLASGGHPVDAPGEYLLARGLDTLVGCAVALLVYRALPVRDDGRGLAPPMARVLHGVAALAPLLATGNVDDVHARTARRDLQRMSFGLEQAYGSAIGASPRQCAAAEDQWPLVAAIQQLAYRMLAACWQRSHEGGESAHAFGPADAHVVQHALRDLEQHLGGAPLPATAEVTGSLFAAELQAVRACMKERPPKGP; encoded by the coding sequence GTGAACCTGCCTCTTCCCCCGCCTCCCGCTCCCCCGTCGCTCCGGCAATCGCTGCCGGGCCTGCTGAAGGTCCGTCGCGGCCCACCCGGTCGCTGGCGGTTCGCCCTGCGTGCCGCCGCCTGCATGGGCGTGCCGGTGCTGGTCGGTTGGCTGTCGGACCATACCGCCGCCGGACTGATGGCCGCGACGGGCGGTTTCACCGCCGTCTACGGCAGTGGCCGCCCCTACCTCAGCCGCGCACGCGAACTGGCGCTCATCGCGGTCGCGTTCGCCGCCGTCACCGCGCTTGGCCTGGCCGTGGCGCCCTACGGCTGGCCGCTCGCCGTGCCGGTCGTCGCGATGATGGCGATGCTCGCCACCTTGTTCTGCAATGCACTGCAGGTCGGGCCACCGGGCGGGTATCTGTTCCTGATGGCGTGCGCAGCCTCAGCGTCGATGCTGAAGCCCCCTTTCGATCCCTGGCACGCGGGACTGCTCGTGCTCGCGGGCGGCGCCTTCGCCTGGTGCGTGCACATGGCCGGCGCGTTGGCGTGGCCGCGCGGACCGGAGAAAGCCGCGGTCGCACATGCCGCGCGCACGGTGCTCGCCTATCTGGAAACCACCGGCACGCCGCTGCAGGCCGCCGCGCGCCACGAGGCCGCGCTCGCGCTGCATCAGGCCTGGTCCGCGCTGGTGACCTACCAACCCGTGGCGGCGCGGCCCAACGGACGACTGGCGACGCTGCGTGGCCTCAACCGCCACCTGCATCTCGTGTTTGCGCGCGCACTGGGAAGCAACGAGCGCGCATCGCCCGTGCTCTTCGACGATGTCCGCCGCATCGAGACGCAGGCACTCGCCCTGCCGCGCCGTCGCCCGCCCGATGCGCTATCCCTTCCTCACGGCGTACCCGTCGGGCATCCCGGTGCCTGGCATGCGTTGAAGGGCGCACTGACCGAACCCACTTCGCGGCAGGTCATTGTCCGCGTGGGTGTGGCCGCCTTGCTCGCCGGCGGGCTCGGCGCGCTCTTCCATCTGGAACGTGCGTACTGGGCGGTCGCGGCGGCGATGCTGATGCTCCACCAGGGCTTCGACTGGACGCGTACCGTCCTGCGCGCGCTCGAACGGTTGCTCGGCACGTGGGCGGGCCTGCTGATCGCGGGCGCCATCCTGCTCTGGCATCCGCAGGGCCTGTGGCTGGTGGCGACGATCATGCTGCTGCAGTTCGTCGTCGAAATGCTGGTCGTGCGCCACTACGCGTTGGCGGTGGTGTTCATCACCGGCGCAGCGCTGACCCTCGCCAGCGGCGGACATCCCGTGGACGCACCCGGCGAGTATCTCTTGGCGCGCGGGCTGGACACCCTGGTGGGCTGCGCGGTGGCATTGCTGGTCTATCGCGCCCTGCCCGTACGCGACGATGGGCGGGGTCTCGCGCCACCGATGGCGCGCGTGCTGCACGGCGTCGCCGCGCTGGCGCCGCTCCTGGCGACCGGCAACGTTGACGATGTGCACGCACGCACAGCGCGCCGCGACCTGCAGCGCATGAGCTTCGGGCTCGAGCAGGCTTACGGATCGGCGATCGGCGCTTCGCCACGGCAATGTGCGGCAGCCGAGGACCAGTGGCCACTGGTGGCGGCGATCCAGCAACTGGCCTACAGGATGCTGGCTGCTTGCTGGCAACGCAGCCATGAGGGTGGCGAATCCGCGCACGCCTTCGGTCCAGCGGATGCCCACGTGGTGCAGCACGCGTTACGCGATCTCGAGCAACATCTGGGCGGCGCGCCGCTACCGGCAACAGCAGAGGTCACGGGATCGCTGTTCGCGGCCGAACTGCAGGCCGTACGTGCTTGCATGAAAGAACGGCCCCCGAAGGGGCCGTAG
- a CDS encoding response regulator, with translation MTIRVFLIDDHALVRTGMRLILGTESDIEVVGESETGEAALPLVRQLKPDVVLCDLHLPGYSGLEVTERIVRADIGVRVIIVSVLEDGPLPKRLLEAGASGYLGKAGDAAELIRAVRDVARGKRYLGSNVAQNLALHTVGGDASPFDALSPRELEVAMLLTQGLRQEEIARRLNLSAKTVNTHKTRLFEKTGVQDNIALARLAAQWGLMDPTRAL, from the coding sequence ATGACCATCCGCGTTTTCCTGATTGACGACCACGCCCTCGTGCGCACGGGCATGCGCCTGATCCTGGGCACGGAATCCGACATCGAAGTCGTCGGCGAGAGCGAAACCGGCGAAGCCGCGTTGCCGCTTGTGCGCCAGCTGAAGCCCGACGTGGTGCTGTGCGACCTGCACCTGCCCGGCTACAGCGGCCTGGAAGTCACCGAGCGCATCGTCCGTGCCGATATCGGCGTGCGCGTCATCATCGTGTCGGTGCTGGAGGATGGCCCACTGCCGAAGCGCCTGCTGGAAGCCGGCGCGTCCGGCTACCTCGGCAAGGCCGGCGACGCGGCCGAACTGATCCGTGCCGTGCGCGATGTGGCGCGCGGCAAGCGCTACCTGGGCAGCAACGTGGCGCAGAACCTGGCGCTGCACACCGTGGGCGGCGATGCTTCGCCGTTCGATGCCTTGTCGCCTCGCGAACTGGAAGTGGCGATGCTACTCACGCAGGGCTTGCGCCAGGAAGAGATCGCGCGCCGGCTCAACCTCAGCGCGAAGACGGTGAACACGCACAAGACGCGGTTGTTCGAGAAGACCGGCGTGCAGGACAACATCGCCTTGGCGCGCCTGGCGGCCCAGTGGGGCCTGATGGATCCGACCCGCGCGCTCTGA